Proteins encoded together in one uncultured Desulfosarcina sp. window:
- a CDS encoding serine protease codes for MNGLKITILQGTTLDQKKEYFYDRKYQSIIIGCDPEACDISFPEHYRDAGVGNEHIAFKRSLGRYQVDLNTDNFVLINGEVPFEDQEITGVAKVQLGENVTIEIEVVDQRKQPHQKKGKNPQPGEQIKWAKRYLRLLFVIIIGLFAAAVYFSDILNRLESNIQVSDENIQRVTDRLQNLSSTLNKIETQTDGITRATIDTVSRSVYLVLVRNSIGGEQPTGTAWVVEGGRLATNAHVARIMETLKSDEEMIVRSPVAPYRSHAVKETLIHPGYAIFNDIWEDYLPCQKVGNKLGLFRTINPADVAILYVEDNEGLSSPLPLATMDELASIEPGMAIAFVGYPSESLLPGNNKKPVPVAQQDEIIRITDFFQTRQNELPNRLIHHGLPVTGGASGSPMFDAEGKVIGVISSMNVSPGNRYGARSPTLLM; via the coding sequence ATGAACGGCCTGAAAATAACCATACTTCAAGGAACGACGTTAGATCAGAAGAAGGAATATTTTTACGACCGTAAATATCAGTCCATTATCATCGGCTGCGATCCCGAAGCCTGCGATATTTCCTTTCCGGAGCATTACCGGGATGCCGGAGTTGGCAATGAACACATCGCTTTCAAGCGGAGCCTGGGGCGTTATCAAGTCGATCTCAATACGGACAATTTCGTTTTAATCAATGGTGAGGTGCCATTTGAAGACCAGGAAATCACCGGCGTGGCAAAGGTCCAATTGGGGGAAAACGTTACCATTGAAATCGAGGTGGTCGATCAACGCAAGCAACCGCATCAGAAAAAAGGTAAAAACCCTCAGCCTGGTGAACAGATTAAATGGGCCAAAAGATATCTTCGCCTTTTATTTGTGATTATTATCGGTCTATTTGCGGCAGCAGTTTATTTCAGCGACATTCTCAATAGGCTTGAGTCAAATATTCAAGTTTCAGACGAAAATATTCAGCGTGTGACAGATCGCCTGCAAAATTTGTCTTCCACGTTGAATAAGATTGAAACGCAAACCGACGGCATTACCCGTGCCACAATCGATACGGTCAGCCGTTCGGTTTACCTGGTGCTCGTCAGAAACAGCATCGGTGGCGAACAACCCACGGGCACGGCCTGGGTTGTCGAAGGCGGCCGTCTGGCCACCAATGCCCATGTTGCCAGAATAATGGAAACGCTAAAGTCTGATGAGGAAATGATCGTTCGGTCACCTGTCGCACCCTATCGGAGCCATGCCGTAAAAGAGACGCTCATACATCCGGGATATGCCATCTTTAACGATATCTGGGAGGATTATTTGCCATGCCAGAAAGTCGGCAATAAACTGGGGCTTTTCAGAACCATCAATCCGGCAGATGTCGCCATCCTCTACGTTGAGGATAATGAGGGACTGAGTTCTCCATTGCCGCTTGCAACAATGGATGAACTGGCTTCAATCGAACCCGGCATGGCTATTGCTTTTGTCGGCTATCCCAGCGAATCGTTGCTGCCGGGAAACAATAAAAAACCGGTCCCGGTGGCGCAACAGGATGAAATTATACGTATTACCGATTTTTTCCAGACCAGACAAAACGAGTTGCCCAACAGGCTGATTCACCACGGTTTGCCAGTTACCGGGGGGGCAAGCGGGAGTCCGATGTTCGATGCCGAGGGAAAGGTTATCGGCGTCATCAGTTCCATGAATGTTTCACCGGGCAACCGGTACGGAGCTCGTTCCCCAACGCTGCTGATGTGA